The following proteins come from a genomic window of Vallitaleaceae bacterium 9-2:
- the pelA gene encoding pectate lyase: MKVIIASALAIMMMFNFNISKRIDQWRNIFEEAISLANSDNPSETYIQGKTQEQICTLADNIMSWQLENGGWSKDMPQIFERQWNKKENKSKYYQMDGKTPLGTIDNDATVKQLYILAECYQVTKDDDVKQAINKGLNFLVEMQYDLGGFPQVYPVQDSTHSLYENMATFNDDATIRVLTLFQNISYHLAPFDDDVIDQDLRHQVYNAYAKGIQFILKSQIRVDGKLTGWCAQHDPYTYAPVAGRPFEPKSISGQESVTIAKFLQTVWPRTAEVQMAIDGFVEWLETVAVEDVKYYRYPVDGSHFVETPGKLMWYRFYEIGTNKALFGDSDGSIYYTIEKISLERRKNYGYAGDWGKTLVSR; the protein is encoded by the coding sequence ATGAAAGTAATAATCGCAAGTGCACTTGCCATAATGATGATGTTTAATTTTAATATATCAAAGAGAATTGATCAATGGAGAAACATATTTGAAGAGGCAATATCTTTAGCTAATTCGGATAATCCAAGCGAAACATATATACAAGGGAAAACGCAAGAACAGATATGTACGTTGGCGGATAATATTATGTCCTGGCAGCTTGAAAATGGAGGATGGTCTAAAGACATGCCGCAAATTTTTGAACGTCAATGGAATAAAAAGGAAAATAAGTCCAAGTATTATCAAATGGATGGAAAAACACCGTTAGGAACCATTGATAATGACGCCACCGTTAAGCAACTATATATTTTGGCGGAGTGTTATCAAGTAACAAAAGATGATGACGTTAAGCAAGCCATCAATAAAGGCCTTAATTTTTTAGTCGAGATGCAATATGATTTAGGCGGGTTTCCACAAGTTTACCCTGTTCAAGATTCAACTCATTCATTATATGAGAACATGGCCACCTTTAATGATGATGCTACGATTCGAGTACTGACGCTTTTTCAAAACATTTCCTATCATTTGGCTCCATTTGATGATGATGTTATCGATCAAGATCTTAGGCATCAAGTCTATAATGCCTATGCTAAAGGTATCCAGTTTATCTTGAAGTCTCAAATTCGTGTTGACGGAAAATTGACGGGATGGTGTGCTCAACATGATCCCTACACATACGCTCCGGTGGCGGGGCGCCCATTTGAACCCAAGTCAATCTCTGGGCAAGAATCGGTGACGATTGCTAAGTTCTTACAAACGGTATGGCCGCGAACAGCAGAAGTTCAGATGGCTATTGATGGATTTGTCGAATGGCTTGAAACGGTTGCAGTGGAAGATGTGAAGTATTATCGTTATCCTGTGGATGGAAGCCATTTTGTTGAAACACCAGGCAAGTTGATGTGGTATAGATTTTATGAAATAGGAACGAATAAAGCTTTATTTGGAGATTCAGATGGAAGTATTTATTATACAATTGAAAAAATTAGCTTAGAACGCCGTAAAAATTATGGTTATGCAGGTGATTGGGGAAAAACTTTAGTCAGTAGGTGA
- the pelA gene encoding pectate lyase, with protein MKRYKIKNMTYIGCIILIILLMLTVNNINGSQQMRQTAENIMSWQLENGGWTKDNPDIFTRTWDGKEKKAKYYQQDGITPLGTIDNGATVTELDALAKAYHQLKDPMIQESFRRGIEFLLLMQYASGGFPQVYPKQDAKVSLYENMVTYNDDAMINVMYLFQEIIYEKNYYGNGLVEDTLRQEVEKAYNKGVEYMVASQVHVNDQLTAWGGQHDPNTYETVQGRIFEPKSLMSKESIDIIYFLETVRPQTAAIRQSVFYAKSWVKATALENVRYERYGIDGEYFIDNPGHLTWYRFYEIGTNEPLFADFDGTVSHSILDISIERRHGYGWAGSWGKEIYNEQQEALLETTEDERHILFINTLIGLISILLILLIIRTKVLIKKKRK; from the coding sequence ATGAAGCGTTATAAGATAAAGAACATGACTTACATAGGTTGCATAATTTTGATTATTCTATTGATGTTAACGGTTAATAATATCAATGGGTCTCAACAAATGCGCCAAACAGCAGAGAATATTATGTCTTGGCAACTTGAAAATGGAGGCTGGACAAAAGATAATCCGGATATTTTTACGCGAACTTGGGATGGAAAAGAAAAAAAAGCCAAGTACTATCAGCAGGATGGAATTACGCCACTTGGGACAATTGATAATGGTGCGACAGTAACGGAACTAGATGCGTTGGCAAAAGCCTATCACCAATTAAAAGATCCAATGATTCAAGAAAGTTTTCGACGAGGGATAGAGTTTCTTCTATTGATGCAGTATGCATCTGGGGGTTTTCCACAAGTTTACCCAAAGCAAGATGCAAAAGTATCCCTATATGAGAACATGGTGACGTATAATGATGATGCAATGATTAATGTGATGTATCTATTTCAAGAGATTATCTATGAAAAAAACTATTATGGTAATGGATTAGTGGAGGATACATTACGCCAAGAAGTGGAAAAAGCTTATAATAAAGGCGTTGAATATATGGTGGCTTCTCAAGTTCATGTTAATGATCAGTTAACAGCATGGGGAGGGCAACATGATCCAAATACCTACGAAACGGTACAAGGAAGAATTTTTGAGCCTAAATCTTTGATGAGTAAGGAATCTATTGATATTATATATTTTTTGGAAACGGTTCGACCTCAGACAGCCGCAATACGACAAAGTGTATTTTATGCTAAAAGCTGGGTTAAGGCAACTGCACTTGAGAATGTTCGCTATGAGCGATATGGGATAGATGGTGAGTACTTTATCGATAACCCGGGACATTTGACATGGTATAGATTCTATGAAATAGGAACAAATGAACCACTTTTTGCCGATTTTGATGGGACGGTGTCTCATAGTATTTTGGATATTAGCATAGAGAGAAGACATGGTTATGGTTGGGCTGGTTCATGGGGAAAAGAAATCTATAATGAGCAGCAGGAAGCTTTATTGGAGACAACAGAAGATGAACGACACATATTATTCATAAATACATTGATTGGACTTATAAGTATACTTCTTATTTTGTTAATCATTAGGACTAAGGTCCTAATAAAAAAGAAAAGAAAATAG
- the pelA gene encoding pectate lyase: MKRFLVAILVLFMSMNIVSLPVEAGTDVNLQVAEYIMSWQLDNGGWSKDNPDMFTRYWDGTEKKAKYYQRDGVTPLGTIDNDATVTQIEYLAAVYNTTRNEKVKASILKGFDFLLKMQYPTGGFPQVYPEQQASVSLYENDATFNDDATVNVLNLYKKVLDKNSEYNNGLISTTLYNQIKNSFDRGVDFILKAQVEVNGVKTVWGGQHDPYTYKTTQGRSFEPLSLISQESAKIVEFLESLNSSDPEIKRSILSAKIWFHETVLEDVKYVRDGVNGEYFIDSPGTRTWYRFYEIGTNKGLFGDRDGSVAYSIYDISTERALGYGWAGTWGKTIYYAASADDYMRELVALSPGVEEPKEEVNDDRFFSQGEWIARGNSYIDENGFHFIESGEDTIQSPVLTSVNQGDKITIEMEITQTNRESSILVMNNEGLRSQNSEWQIGYATKTRIMNFDVNADFAEADKFVAFKIDGGVNGESIDVGHIDIYVNGEKQLFTTEEPVIEEPVVEEPVIEEPVIEEPVIEEPVIEEPVIEEPIIEQPSYPVSAIVFTQGTNNTYVYDNFDAVNIGDTVIIDLDIIEANTADGKLVLNNKGLRSDKSEWVIGNGVKSRHIEFTVTKEFNSSEQFLELAFIGGQTEDTLVIDNLNVTFDRVVVEEPVVEEPVIEEPVIEEPVVEEPVIEEPVVEEPVIEEPVIEEPVIEEPVIEEPSYPSSAIVFTDGSDDTYIYDAFDTVNVGDTVIIDLDIIAADTVDGKLVLDNKGLRSDKSEWVIGNGIKSRHVEFTVTEEFNSSDQYLALIFVGGQTEDTLVIDNFEVTFDRVVIEEPVIEEPVIEEPEEDPGVSSFSARNIEFIQGSDETFETIDLTAAQPGDTVVVKITIGSTERELSELYLNNTGLREGTDLWKIGHGVKTKTFDFVINVDDLRDSDKFLEFIIADGQAGESIFVERIEVTIN, from the coding sequence ATGAAGCGGTTTTTAGTAGCGATTTTAGTTTTATTTATGTCAATGAATATTGTGAGCTTACCAGTAGAAGCAGGCACCGACGTGAACTTACAAGTTGCAGAATATATTATGTCCTGGCAGTTAGATAATGGTGGTTGGTCAAAAGATAATCCAGATATGTTTACTCGATACTGGGATGGAACAGAAAAAAAAGCAAAATACTATCAACGTGATGGAGTTACTCCACTTGGAACGATTGATAATGATGCAACAGTTACACAAATCGAATATTTAGCAGCAGTATACAATACAACACGTAATGAAAAAGTGAAGGCATCAATCCTTAAAGGATTTGACTTTTTACTAAAAATGCAATACCCAACAGGTGGTTTTCCACAAGTTTATCCAGAACAACAAGCTTCTGTATCCTTATATGAAAATGATGCAACATTCAATGATGATGCAACAGTAAATGTTCTTAATTTATATAAAAAGGTTTTAGATAAAAATAGTGAGTACAACAACGGATTGATCAGCACGACATTGTATAATCAAATTAAGAATTCTTTTGATCGTGGTGTTGACTTTATATTAAAAGCGCAAGTTGAAGTCAATGGAGTTAAAACTGTATGGGGTGGACAACATGATCCTTATACATACAAAACAACTCAAGGTCGTTCGTTTGAACCATTGTCTTTGATTAGTCAAGAATCTGCAAAAATCGTAGAATTTTTAGAATCACTAAACAGTTCAGACCCTGAAATCAAACGAAGTATTTTATCAGCAAAGATTTGGTTCCATGAAACTGTTTTAGAAGATGTAAAATATGTACGTGATGGTGTTAATGGAGAGTATTTCATTGATTCTCCGGGAACAAGAACATGGTATCGTTTTTATGAAATAGGAACAAATAAAGGATTATTTGGTGATAGAGACGGCTCAGTAGCATACAGTATTTATGATATTAGTACTGAAAGAGCACTCGGCTATGGATGGGCAGGAACTTGGGGCAAAACAATCTACTATGCGGCATCAGCTGACGATTATATGAGAGAGTTAGTTGCATTAAGCCCAGGTGTTGAAGAACCGAAAGAAGAGGTTAATGACGATCGTTTTTTTAGCCAAGGTGAGTGGATAGCAAGAGGTAACAGTTATATTGATGAAAATGGTTTTCACTTTATAGAGAGTGGTGAAGACACTATTCAGTCACCAGTACTTACATCAGTTAACCAAGGTGATAAAATCACCATAGAGATGGAAATAACACAAACAAATAGAGAATCTAGTATTTTAGTTATGAACAATGAAGGATTACGTTCTCAAAATTCAGAATGGCAAATTGGTTATGCAACGAAAACACGTATAATGAATTTTGATGTAAACGCAGATTTTGCCGAGGCGGATAAATTTGTAGCATTTAAAATTGACGGTGGAGTGAATGGAGAATCGATTGATGTTGGACATATTGATATCTATGTCAATGGTGAAAAACAACTTTTTACTACTGAAGAACCAGTCATCGAAGAACCAGTAGTTGAAGAACCGGTAATTGAAGAACCGGTAATTGAAGAACCAGTCATCGAAGAACCAGTCATCGAAGAACCAGTGATTGAAGAACCGATCATCGAACAACCTTCATATCCGGTAAGTGCCATTGTATTTACACAAGGCACGAATAATACATATGTTTATGATAACTTTGATGCAGTGAATATTGGCGATACAGTTATTATTGATTTGGATATTATTGAAGCAAATACTGCCGATGGAAAGCTTGTATTAAATAATAAAGGTTTACGAAGTGATAAATCAGAATGGGTCATTGGAAATGGAGTAAAATCACGACATATTGAATTTACAGTAACAAAAGAATTTAATAGTAGTGAACAATTTTTGGAGCTAGCTTTTATTGGTGGACAAACAGAGGACACACTTGTTATTGATAATCTTAACGTGACTTTTGATCGAGTGGTGGTTGAAGAGCCAGTAGTCGAAGAGCCAGTGATTGAAGAACCAGTGATTGAAGAGCCAGTGGTCGAAGAGCCAGTGATTGAAGAACCAGTGGTCGAAGAGCCAGTGATTGAAGAACCAGTGATTGAAGAGCCAGTGATTGAAGAACCAGTCATCGAAGAACCTTCATATCCATCAAGTGCTATTGTGTTTACAGATGGAAGTGACGATACATATATCTATGATGCATTTGATACGGTGAATGTAGGCGATACAGTCATTATTGACCTAGATATTATTGCAGCAGACACAGTTGATGGAAAGCTTGTCTTAGATAATAAAGGTTTACGAAGTGATAAGTCAGAATGGGTTATTGGAAATGGAATAAAATCACGACATGTTGAGTTTACAGTGACAGAAGAGTTTAACAGTAGTGACCAATACTTAGCATTAATCTTTGTTGGTGGACAAACGGAAGATACCTTGGTCATTGACAACTTTGAGGTGACTTTTGATCGAGTAGTGATTGAAGAACCAGTGATTGAAGAACCAGTCATAGAAGAGCCGGAAGAAGATCCAGGTGTTAGTAGTTTCTCCGCTCGAAATATTGAATTTATTCAAGGGTCAGATGAAACCTTTGAAACAATTGATTTAACAGCAGCGCAACCAGGTGATACGGTTGTTGTAAAAATTACAATTGGAAGTACTGAGCGTGAGTTAAGTGAATTGTACCTAAACAACACAGGTCTAAGAGAAGGAACAGACTTATGGAAAATTGGCCATGGTGTAAAAACAAAAACATTTGATTTTGTAATAAATGTTGATGATTTAAGAGATTCTGATAAATTTTTGGAATTTATTATTGCCGATGGACAAGCTGGTGAAAGTATTTTTGTAGAAAGAATTGAAGTAACAATTAACTAA